From Kineosporia succinea, the proteins below share one genomic window:
- a CDS encoding helix-turn-helix domain-containing protein, translating into MVTAMNPRGHEPDSFGEVPPDLTGDPAGDLAGDPARARSDGEFLRALALRRRMRQESYQALAQRTGIPRSTLADMLAGRRRPRPEVVEAVVGAYAADPGQARQWVLTWQRLQVAEPGTPSVATPAPVLAPIPAPRRRRVLLSGMAVAVAVLAGAVVLPGGAWGTFWPDGAEAAERSQELPVYNVEAACRPLRTQECGLGVVRDPHAPSSAANRLTRVWHGDRLILHCVTQGRLIVDEEGMSTDQWYRVSVPGQDDLTGWFPGIRLRVYQASPACAEDVSPASPD; encoded by the coding sequence ATGGTCACCGCGATGAACCCGAGAGGTCATGAGCCGGACTCGTTCGGGGAGGTGCCCCCGGACCTGACCGGTGACCCGGCCGGCGACCTGGCCGGCGATCCCGCCCGAGCTCGTTCCGACGGCGAGTTCCTGCGGGCACTCGCCCTCCGGCGGCGTATGCGGCAGGAGAGCTATCAGGCCCTGGCCCAGCGCACCGGCATTCCCCGCAGCACGCTGGCGGACATGCTCGCGGGGCGCCGCCGGCCCCGTCCCGAGGTGGTCGAGGCGGTCGTGGGGGCCTATGCCGCCGATCCGGGCCAGGCCCGGCAGTGGGTGCTCACCTGGCAGCGGCTGCAGGTCGCGGAACCGGGAACGCCCTCCGTCGCGACACCGGCTCCCGTTCTGGCCCCGATCCCCGCCCCCCGTCGCCGACGCGTCCTGCTCAGCGGGATGGCGGTCGCGGTGGCGGTTCTCGCCGGCGCCGTGGTTCTGCCCGGGGGAGCGTGGGGCACGTTCTGGCCGGACGGCGCCGAGGCGGCGGAGCGATCGCAGGAGCTACCGGTCTACAACGTCGAGGCGGCGTGCCGGCCGCTGCGCACCCAGGAGTGCGGCCTGGGCGTCGTGCGGGACCCGCACGCTCCGTCCTCGGCCGCCAACCGACTGACCCGGGTCTGGCACGGTGACCGGCTGATCCTGCACTGCGTGACCCAGGGGCGGCTCATCGTCGACGAGGAGGGCATGTCGACCGACCAGTGGTACCGGGTCTCGGTGCCCGGGCAGGACGACCTGACCGGCTGGTTCCCGGGCATCCGGCTGCGGGTCTACCAGGCCTCGCCGGCCTGTGCCGAGGACGTCTCCCCGGCGTCACCGGATTGA
- a CDS encoding 3-keto-5-aminohexanoate cleavage protein gives MLKVCLNGSRTASEHAGLPVTPSQLARSARAAVEAGADAIHLHPRGSDGTESLLAVDVAAAVSAVRQACPGVPVGVSTGLWITARDVSARRELIGGWVVLRPAERPDFASVNLSEPSALELAGILHGTGIGIEAGVWTTRDAQLLLAAGIPGLVRVLVEIIGVRPDHAVAEADTILKELGDPGVPVLLHGEQEACWPVLRHALGLGLDTRIGLEDTLSGPDGDKVTGNHDLVRATLNLR, from the coding sequence ATGCTGAAGGTGTGTCTCAACGGGTCCCGCACGGCGTCCGAGCACGCCGGACTGCCGGTCACCCCGTCCCAGCTCGCCCGCTCGGCCCGCGCCGCCGTCGAGGCCGGGGCCGACGCGATCCACCTGCACCCCCGCGGCTCCGACGGCACCGAGTCCCTGCTCGCCGTCGACGTCGCGGCCGCGGTCAGTGCCGTGCGCCAGGCCTGCCCCGGCGTGCCGGTCGGGGTCTCGACCGGGCTCTGGATCACCGCCCGTGACGTCTCCGCCCGCCGCGAGCTGATCGGCGGCTGGGTGGTGCTGCGCCCCGCGGAACGCCCCGACTTCGCCTCGGTGAACCTGTCCGAGCCCAGCGCGCTCGAGCTGGCCGGGATCCTGCACGGCACCGGGATCGGGATCGAGGCCGGGGTCTGGACCACCCGCGACGCCCAGCTGCTGCTCGCGGCCGGGATCCCGGGCCTGGTGCGGGTTCTCGTCGAGATCATCGGGGTGCGGCCGGACCACGCGGTCGCCGAGGCCGACACGATCCTCAAGGAACTGGGCGACCCCGGCGTGCCGGTGCTGCTGCACGGCGAGCAGGAGGCCTGCTGGCCGGTGCTGCGTCACGCGCTCGGTCTCGGGCTCGACACCCGGATCGGCCTGGAGGACACCCTGTCCGGACCGGACGGCGACAAGGTCACCGGCAACCACGACCTGGTGCGGGCCACCCTGAACCTGCGCTGA
- a CDS encoding ABC transporter ATP-binding protein, translated as MTLVEEGDTKRPFLDVKDLRIHFPTDDGLVKSVDGLTFSLERGRTLGIVGESGSGKSVSSLGIMGLHRTTNARVSGEIWLDGDELVGASADFVRRLRGRKMAMIFQDPLSSLHPYFKVGAQIVEAYRLYNDVPRKVARQHAIDLLGRVGIPEPTSRVDDYPHQFSGGMRQRAMIAMALACDPELLIADEPTTALDVTVQAEILDLIRGLQQEFGSAVIMITHDLGVIAELADDVLVMYGGKAVEHAPVRELFKAPEHPYTWGLLSSMPRMDRVRAERLLPVPGNPPSLINLPPGCAFSPRCPYDELTDGKALTDVPELRPVPGKSAHSVACHLPFEKRRQLWTEEVAPKL; from the coding sequence GTGACTCTCGTCGAAGAGGGCGACACCAAGCGTCCGTTCCTGGACGTGAAGGATCTGCGGATCCACTTCCCGACCGACGACGGTCTGGTGAAATCGGTCGACGGTCTCACCTTCTCGCTGGAACGCGGGAGGACGCTGGGGATCGTCGGCGAGTCCGGCTCCGGCAAGAGCGTGTCCAGTCTCGGGATCATGGGTCTGCACCGCACCACGAATGCCCGGGTGTCCGGCGAGATCTGGCTCGACGGCGACGAACTCGTCGGCGCATCGGCCGATTTCGTGCGCAGGCTGCGCGGGCGCAAGATGGCGATGATCTTCCAGGACCCGCTGTCGTCCCTGCACCCGTACTTCAAGGTCGGCGCCCAGATCGTCGAGGCCTACCGGCTCTACAACGACGTGCCCCGCAAGGTCGCCCGGCAGCACGCGATCGACCTGCTCGGTCGCGTCGGCATCCCCGAACCGACCTCCCGGGTGGACGACTACCCGCACCAGTTCTCCGGGGGCATGCGACAGCGCGCGATGATCGCCATGGCGCTGGCCTGCGACCCGGAGCTGCTGATCGCCGATGAGCCGACCACGGCGCTCGACGTGACCGTGCAGGCCGAGATCCTCGACCTGATCCGGGGTCTGCAGCAGGAGTTCGGGTCGGCGGTCATCATGATCACCCACGATCTGGGCGTGATCGCCGAGCTGGCCGACGACGTGCTGGTGATGTACGGCGGCAAGGCCGTGGAGCACGCGCCGGTGCGTGAACTGTTCAAGGCGCCGGAGCACCCGTACACCTGGGGCCTGCTCAGCTCGATGCCGCGGATGGACCGGGTGCGGGCCGAGCGCCTGCTGCCCGTGCCCGGCAACCCGCCGAGCCTGATCAACCTGCCCCCGGGGTGCGCGTTCAGCCCGCGCTGCCCCTATGACGAGCTGACCGACGGGAAGGCCCTGACCGACGTGCCCGAACTGCGGCCGGTGCCGGGGAAATCCGCGCACAGTGTGGCCTGTCACCTGCCGTTCGAGAAGCGCCGGCAGCTGTGGACGGAGGAGGTGGCACCGAAACTGTGA
- a CDS encoding MFS transporter: MSTPQSPQQKGHGLLVVGLATAVMTLSLLQTLVVPVLSRIAEQLDADLTAVAWVLTANLLAAAVATPVLGRLGDVYGRRPVMLGILVVVLAGILLALFTSSLPLLIVARVLQGTSYGLFPLSMGVLRDEVPPQKLTQSMALVSATLGVGGVVGLLVTGLLTQGDASYRRPFWFGLAITVIALVIGWFTLPRTKPDGTNTSVDWVGGGILGAGLVLLLLPISQGESWGWSSPATIGLFVAAVVVLVSWVFVEGRIKQPLASPKLLANRGVAMTNVAGLLVGFGLFASFLGITSFVETPGALTGYGFGADVLTASAVYLLPGGVIGVIAAPFIGAFVHRVGAGRALSTGATFGVIGFAGMALFHDHTWQMVLFGSVGQLAVTFGFATLPALLVQSVQPSETGVANSVNSIMRSVGSALASALITSLLTGMVSDTTGLPSEGAYVVVFVLGAIAFAVVALIGLFGVRGHHAVAAQEEREEAAVSMAGEFSPVSGLSS, from the coding sequence TTGTCCACCCCCCAGAGCCCGCAGCAGAAGGGTCATGGCCTCCTGGTCGTGGGCCTCGCCACCGCGGTGATGACGCTGTCACTGCTCCAGACCCTGGTCGTGCCGGTGCTCTCGCGCATCGCCGAGCAGCTCGACGCCGACCTCACGGCCGTCGCCTGGGTCCTCACCGCCAACCTGCTCGCCGCCGCCGTCGCCACCCCGGTGCTCGGTCGCCTCGGCGACGTCTACGGCCGCCGCCCGGTGATGCTCGGCATCCTGGTCGTGGTGCTGGCCGGCATCCTGCTCGCCCTGTTCACCAGCTCGCTGCCGCTGCTGATCGTGGCCCGCGTGCTGCAGGGCACCTCGTACGGCCTGTTCCCGCTCTCCATGGGCGTGCTGCGCGACGAGGTCCCGCCGCAGAAGCTGACCCAGTCGATGGCCCTCGTCAGCGCCACTCTGGGCGTCGGCGGCGTGGTCGGCCTGCTGGTCACCGGCCTGCTCACGCAGGGCGACGCCAGCTACCGCCGCCCGTTCTGGTTCGGCCTCGCCATCACCGTGATCGCGCTGGTCATCGGCTGGTTCACGTTGCCGCGCACCAAGCCCGACGGCACCAACACCTCGGTCGACTGGGTCGGCGGCGGCATCCTCGGCGCCGGTCTGGTGCTGCTGCTCCTGCCGATCTCGCAGGGCGAGAGCTGGGGCTGGAGCTCCCCCGCCACCATCGGCCTGTTCGTGGCGGCCGTGGTCGTGCTGGTCAGCTGGGTCTTCGTCGAGGGCCGGATCAAGCAGCCCCTGGCCAGCCCGAAACTGCTGGCCAACCGCGGTGTCGCGATGACGAACGTGGCCGGCCTGCTCGTCGGTTTCGGTCTCTTCGCCTCGTTCCTCGGCATCACCAGCTTCGTCGAGACGCCCGGTGCGCTCACCGGTTACGGCTTCGGCGCGGACGTGCTCACCGCCAGCGCCGTGTACCTGCTGCCCGGTGGTGTGATCGGCGTGATCGCCGCCCCGTTCATCGGCGCGTTCGTGCACCGGGTCGGGGCCGGTCGCGCCCTGTCCACCGGGGCGACGTTCGGCGTCATCGGTTTCGCCGGCATGGCCCTGTTCCACGACCACACCTGGCAGATGGTGCTCTTCGGCAGCGTCGGCCAGCTCGCCGTGACCTTCGGCTTCGCGACCCTGCCGGCCCTGCTGGTGCAGAGCGTGCAGCCGTCCGAGACCGGTGTGGCCAACAGCGTGAACTCGATCATGCGGTCGGTCGGCTCGGCCCTGGCCAGCGCGCTCATCACCAGCCTGCTCACCGGCATGGTCAGCGACACCACCGGCCTGCCGTCCGAGGGCGCCTACGTGGTGGTCTTCGTGCTCGGCGCCATCGCGTTCGCGGTGGTCGCGCTGATCGGCCTGTTCGGTGTGCGCGGTCACCACGCGGTGGCGGCGCAGGAGGAGCGTGAGGAGGCCGCGGTCAGCATGGCCGGCGAGTTCTCCCCGGTGTCGGGCCTGTCGTCCTGA
- a CDS encoding Tex family protein, which yields MTVSVEQRIADELQVQLWQVVAAIGLLDDGATVPFVARYRKEITGTLDDAQLRTLQERLAYLRELEKRREAILESIGSQGKLTPELEAQVREAETKSRLEDIYMPYKTKRRTKAQIAREAGLEPLATGLLADPSQDPKDVAAQYVDAEKGVADVQAALEGARSILVETFSEDADLIGGLRERMWNRGRLAATVREGKEAAGAKYSDYFDLTEPYTKLPSHRVLAMFRGEKEEILDLAFEADDAPPPAPGELGVSEQTIAHRFEISNQGRPGDKFLIDAVRWAWRTRISVHLGLDVRSQLRSAAEEEAIRVFAANLRDLLLAAPAGNRATMGLDPGIRTGVKVAVVDGTGKVVAHSTIYPHEPRRRWAESLDELEKLARQFNVDLIAIGNGTASRETDKLAAELIARAKDLNMTKVVVSEAGASVYSASAYASAELPDLDVSIRGAVSIARRLQDPLAELVKIDPKSIGVGQYQHDLPESALARSLDGVVEYCVNAVGVDVNTASAPLLRQVSGIGETLAANIVSHRDQNGPFKNRKSLRDVPLLGAKAFEQSAGFLRIQGGDDPLDASGVHPEAYPLVRRILTKAEVDLPALIGNTALIRTMKPSEFADDTFGLPTVADILGELDKPGRDPRPAFKAATFAEGVNTVADLKPAMVLEGVVTNVAAFGAFVDIGVHQDGLVHVSAMSNKFVSDPREVVKPGDVVKVKVMEVDVDRQRISLTLRLDDEIGAPAGGGRGSRGGAPRGERSDRGPRGGQGGGQGGQGQGRGGQGRGGQGGNGGRGGQGGPGGGGQRGGQGGQGRGGQGGQSRGGHGGQGRGGQGGGSVPDTALADALRRAGLLNK from the coding sequence GTGACAGTGTCCGTCGAACAGCGCATCGCCGACGAGCTGCAGGTACAGCTGTGGCAGGTGGTCGCCGCGATCGGGCTGCTCGACGACGGCGCGACCGTGCCGTTCGTCGCCCGTTACCGCAAGGAGATCACGGGCACGCTCGACGACGCCCAGCTCCGCACGCTGCAGGAGCGGCTGGCCTACCTGCGCGAGCTGGAGAAGCGGCGCGAGGCGATCCTCGAGTCGATCGGCTCGCAGGGCAAGCTCACTCCCGAGCTCGAGGCCCAGGTGCGTGAGGCGGAGACCAAGTCCCGCCTCGAGGACATCTACATGCCGTACAAGACCAAGCGGCGCACCAAGGCCCAGATCGCGCGCGAGGCCGGGCTCGAGCCGCTGGCCACCGGTCTGCTGGCCGACCCCTCGCAAGACCCGAAAGACGTGGCCGCGCAGTACGTCGACGCCGAGAAGGGTGTCGCCGACGTGCAGGCCGCGCTCGAGGGCGCACGCTCGATCCTGGTCGAGACCTTCAGCGAAGACGCGGATCTCATCGGTGGCCTGCGCGAGCGCATGTGGAACCGCGGCCGGCTGGCCGCGACCGTGCGCGAGGGCAAGGAGGCCGCGGGCGCCAAGTACTCCGACTACTTCGACCTCACCGAGCCCTACACCAAGCTGCCCTCGCACCGCGTGCTGGCGATGTTCCGCGGTGAGAAGGAAGAGATCCTCGACCTCGCCTTCGAGGCCGACGACGCGCCGCCGCCCGCCCCGGGCGAGCTCGGGGTCAGCGAGCAGACCATCGCGCACCGCTTCGAGATCTCCAACCAGGGCCGCCCGGGCGACAAGTTCCTGATCGACGCGGTGCGCTGGGCCTGGCGCACGCGCATCTCGGTGCACCTCGGTCTCGACGTGCGCAGCCAGCTGCGCAGCGCCGCCGAGGAAGAGGCCATCCGCGTCTTCGCCGCCAACCTGCGCGACCTCCTGCTCGCCGCCCCGGCCGGCAACCGCGCCACGATGGGGCTCGACCCGGGCATCCGCACCGGCGTCAAGGTCGCCGTGGTCGACGGCACCGGCAAGGTCGTGGCCCACAGCACGATCTACCCGCACGAGCCGCGCCGCCGCTGGGCCGAGTCGCTCGACGAGCTCGAGAAGCTCGCCCGCCAGTTCAACGTCGACCTGATCGCGATCGGCAACGGCACCGCCTCCCGCGAGACCGACAAGCTGGCCGCCGAGCTCATCGCCCGCGCCAAAGACCTGAACATGACCAAGGTCGTGGTCTCCGAGGCCGGGGCCTCGGTCTACTCCGCGTCGGCCTACGCCTCGGCCGAGCTGCCGGATCTCGACGTCAGCATCCGGGGCGCGGTCTCGATCGCCCGCCGCCTGCAAGACCCGCTGGCCGAGCTGGTCAAGATCGACCCGAAGTCCATCGGCGTCGGTCAGTACCAGCACGACCTGCCCGAGTCGGCGCTCGCCCGCTCGCTCGACGGAGTGGTCGAGTACTGCGTGAACGCGGTCGGCGTCGACGTGAACACCGCGTCCGCCCCGCTGCTGCGGCAGGTGTCCGGCATCGGCGAGACGCTCGCGGCCAACATCGTGTCGCACCGCGACCAGAACGGGCCGTTCAAGAACCGTAAGTCGCTGCGTGACGTGCCGCTGCTGGGTGCCAAGGCGTTCGAGCAGTCCGCGGGCTTCCTGCGCATCCAGGGGGGCGACGACCCGCTCGATGCCTCCGGCGTGCACCCCGAGGCCTACCCGCTCGTGCGGCGCATCCTCACCAAGGCCGAGGTCGACCTGCCCGCGCTGATCGGCAACACCGCGCTCATCCGCACGATGAAGCCGTCCGAGTTCGCCGACGACACGTTCGGCCTGCCGACCGTCGCCGACATCCTCGGTGAGCTCGACAAGCCCGGCCGTGACCCGCGTCCCGCGTTCAAGGCCGCGACCTTCGCCGAGGGCGTCAACACCGTGGCCGACCTCAAGCCCGCCATGGTGCTCGAGGGAGTCGTCACCAACGTGGCCGCGTTCGGTGCGTTCGTCGACATCGGCGTGCACCAAGACGGTCTGGTCCACGTCAGCGCGATGTCGAACAAGTTCGTGTCCGACCCGCGCGAGGTCGTGAAGCCCGGTGACGTGGTGAAGGTGAAGGTCATGGAGGTCGACGTCGACCGCCAGCGCATCTCGCTGACGCTGCGGCTCGACGACGAGATCGGCGCCCCGGCCGGTGGTGGCCGCGGTTCGCGCGGCGGTGCGCCGCGGGGTGAGCGTTCCGATCGCGGGCCGCGGGGTGGCCAGGGCGGCGGTCAGGGCGGTCAGGGTCAGGGCCGCGGTGGTCAGGGCCGCGGTGGTCAGGGCGGCAACGGCGGACGCGGCGGTCAGGGCGGTCCCGGTGGCGGCGGTCAGCGGGGTGGTCAGGGTGGCCAGGGCCGTGGCGGTCAAGGTGGCCAGAGCCGTGGCGGTCACGGTGGTCAGGGTCGCGGTGGGCAGGGCGGTGGCTCGGTGCCCGACACGGCGCTCGCCGACGCTCTGCGCCGGGCCGGGCTGCTGAACAAGTAG
- a CDS encoding ABC transporter substrate-binding protein has product MRTRRTTIAVAAAAALTMGLAACGGGDSSGDGEGGAGGAVAFDAAITSVVNASDAKGGTIRYANEGKWDSTDPGNTYYGYAWNFGRYYLRTLVTYKSAPGAEGATPVPDLATDLGKPSDDAKTWTYTLKDGLKFEDGSPITSADVKYAVERQLDKATFPNGPTYFNDFLADVPDGYSPYEGGKGLDSIETPDDKTIVFHLNQSFSGFDNFAALPATAPVPKDKDTGSKYKSTVVSSGPYKFSDYQDGKSYTLVRNDQWDPATDEVRKALPDQIEVALNVSKDDLDQRLLAGDIDVAVTQLGIGSAARAQVLADPEKKKFADSAPLNRTWFTSINGLVAPFDNIDCRKAVIYAADRTGYQTAFGGALAGGEVATSLLPPTIPGQQKIDLYPVKDEADGIAKAKEALAACGQPDGFETNYSYRAERPAEKAAGESMQQALAKVGIKLTLKPYPQSDYFALYAGKPSFVKKEGLGLQANGWGADWPDGYGFLAQLVDSRVIRETGGATNTSVRDPEIDKMIDAAVNETDESTRLAAWAAIDKKTMEGAWVYPGVWAKVLLYRPENLTNVFVSSAWDGYDYAALGVKK; this is encoded by the coding sequence ATGAGAACAAGGCGCACGACCATCGCCGTCGCCGCGGCTGCCGCGCTGACGATGGGTCTGGCCGCGTGCGGCGGCGGTGACTCCTCCGGCGACGGTGAGGGAGGCGCGGGCGGTGCGGTGGCGTTCGACGCCGCCATCACCAGCGTCGTCAACGCCTCCGACGCGAAGGGCGGGACGATCCGCTACGCGAACGAGGGCAAGTGGGACTCCACCGACCCGGGTAACACCTACTACGGGTACGCCTGGAACTTCGGCCGCTACTACCTGCGCACCCTGGTGACCTACAAGTCGGCCCCCGGGGCCGAGGGCGCCACCCCGGTGCCCGACCTGGCGACCGACCTGGGCAAGCCCTCCGACGACGCCAAGACCTGGACCTACACGCTCAAGGACGGGCTGAAGTTCGAGGACGGCTCGCCGATCACCTCCGCCGACGTCAAGTACGCGGTGGAGCGGCAGCTGGACAAGGCCACGTTCCCGAACGGGCCGACCTACTTCAACGACTTCCTCGCCGACGTCCCCGACGGGTACTCGCCCTACGAGGGCGGCAAGGGTCTTGACTCGATCGAGACCCCGGACGACAAGACGATCGTCTTCCACCTGAACCAGTCGTTCAGCGGTTTCGACAACTTCGCCGCCCTGCCGGCCACCGCCCCGGTGCCGAAGGACAAGGACACCGGCTCGAAGTACAAGTCGACCGTGGTCTCGTCCGGGCCGTACAAGTTCTCCGACTACCAGGACGGCAAGAGCTACACCCTGGTGCGCAACGACCAGTGGGACCCGGCCACCGACGAGGTGCGCAAGGCCCTGCCCGACCAGATCGAGGTCGCGCTCAACGTCAGCAAGGACGACCTCGACCAGCGTCTGCTGGCCGGTGACATCGACGTCGCGGTGACGCAGCTCGGCATCGGCTCGGCCGCCCGGGCCCAGGTGCTGGCCGACCCGGAGAAGAAGAAGTTCGCCGACTCCGCTCCGCTGAACCGCACCTGGTTCACCTCGATCAACGGCCTGGTCGCGCCGTTCGACAACATCGACTGCCGCAAGGCCGTGATCTACGCGGCCGACCGCACCGGCTACCAGACCGCCTTCGGTGGTGCGCTGGCCGGCGGCGAGGTGGCCACCAGCCTCCTGCCCCCGACCATTCCGGGCCAGCAGAAGATCGACCTGTACCCGGTCAAGGACGAGGCCGACGGCATCGCCAAGGCCAAGGAGGCGCTCGCCGCCTGCGGTCAGCCGGACGGGTTCGAGACCAACTACAGCTACCGCGCCGAGCGCCCGGCCGAGAAGGCCGCCGGCGAGTCGATGCAGCAGGCCCTGGCCAAGGTCGGCATCAAGCTGACGCTCAAGCCCTACCCGCAGTCCGACTACTTCGCCCTCTACGCGGGCAAGCCCTCGTTCGTCAAGAAGGAGGGCCTCGGCCTGCAGGCCAACGGCTGGGGTGCGGACTGGCCCGACGGCTACGGCTTCCTGGCCCAGCTGGTCGACAGCCGGGTGATCCGGGAGACCGGTGGTGCGACCAACACCAGCGTCCGGGACCCGGAGATCGACAAGATGATCGACGCGGCGGTCAACGAGACCGATGAGTCGACCCGCCTGGCCGCCTGGGCCGCCATCGACAAGAAGACGATGGAAGGCGCCTGGGTGTACCCCGGTGTCTGGGCCAAGGTCCTGCTCTACCGGCCGGAGAACCTGACCAACGTGTTCGTCAGCAGCGCCTGGGACGGCTACGACTACGCGGCGCTCGGCGTCAAGAAGTGA
- a CDS encoding ABC transporter ATP-binding protein, translated as MTSDDLLLDVQGLKRHFPVRRGGMFRRQVSAVKAVDGLDFQVRRGETLGLVGESGCGKTTTGRLLTRLDEPTDGSILLDGTDIAHVSRGAMRPLRRDVQMVFQDPYSSLNPRHTVGTIVGAPFRLHKTLPADKIKPAVQDLLKLVGLNPEHYNRYPHEFSGGQRQRIGVARAIALRPKLIIADEPVSALDVSIQAQVINLLEDLQNEFGLTYVVIAHDLSVVRHISDRVAVMYLGKIVEIAGRDSLYDSPMHPYTHALLSAVPVPDPDVRTDRERIRLRGEAPSPLKPPSGCRFHTRCWKAQEICSVTEPPLVTLAPDHEVACHFPENAPGERLQARPVQPAE; from the coding sequence GTGACTTCCGACGACCTGCTGCTCGACGTCCAGGGACTGAAGCGGCACTTCCCGGTGAGGCGCGGCGGGATGTTCCGCCGTCAGGTGTCCGCGGTGAAGGCCGTGGACGGCCTCGACTTCCAGGTGCGCAGGGGCGAGACCCTGGGCCTGGTCGGCGAGTCCGGCTGCGGCAAGACCACCACCGGCCGGCTCCTGACCCGTCTGGACGAGCCCACCGATGGTTCGATCCTGCTGGACGGCACCGACATCGCCCACGTGTCCCGGGGGGCCATGCGCCCGCTGCGCCGGGACGTGCAGATGGTGTTCCAGGACCCGTACTCGTCGCTGAACCCGCGGCACACCGTGGGCACGATCGTCGGGGCGCCGTTCCGGCTGCACAAGACGCTGCCCGCGGACAAGATCAAGCCCGCCGTGCAGGACCTGCTCAAGCTGGTCGGCCTGAACCCGGAGCACTACAACCGCTACCCGCACGAGTTCTCCGGCGGGCAGCGGCAGCGCATCGGCGTGGCCCGGGCGATCGCGCTGCGGCCCAAGCTGATCATCGCCGACGAGCCGGTCTCGGCCCTCGACGTGTCGATCCAGGCGCAGGTCATCAACCTGCTCGAGGACCTGCAGAACGAGTTCGGCCTGACCTACGTGGTGATCGCGCACGACCTGTCGGTGGTGCGTCACATCTCCGACCGGGTCGCGGTGATGTATCTCGGCAAGATCGTCGAGATCGCCGGCCGGGACAGCCTCTACGACAGCCCGATGCACCCGTACACGCACGCGCTGCTGTCGGCCGTGCCGGTTCCCGACCCGGACGTGCGCACCGACCGCGAGCGCATCCGCCTGCGGGGCGAGGCGCCGAGCCCGCTGAAACCGCCGTCCGGCTGCCGGTTTCACACCCGGTGCTGGAAGGCGCAGGAGATCTGCTCGGTGACCGAGCCGCCGCTGGTCACGCTGGCGCCGGATCACGAGGTGGCGTGCCACTTCCCGGAGAACGCGCCGGGAGAACGCCTGCAGGCGAGGCCGGTTCAGCCCGCCGAATGA
- a CDS encoding ABC transporter permease: protein MTAFIARRAAAAVVILALVSFITFAIFFLVPRLAGASADDLAARYVGKTADAQQVHERAVQLGFTDPVHQQYGDFVKGIFAGRDYDLGGPTPEHCAAPCLGYSFIDQNAVLPDLLDRLPVTLSLAAGAAVVWLFVGVGTGVLSALRRGTVFDRSAMAVALAGVSLPIFFTGLLTLSVFSYTLKIFPPGGSYTPLLENPIEWAYDLILPWVTLAFLYAAGYARLTRAGMLETMNEDYIRTARAKGLAERTVVMKHALRSTLTPILTIFGLDLGLLVGGAILTESTFSLPGLGAYTVQAISGNDLPKVLGVTLLAATFVVIANLVVDILYAVIDPRVRL from the coding sequence GTGACGGCTTTCATCGCGCGGCGCGCGGCCGCCGCCGTCGTCATCCTGGCTCTGGTCAGCTTCATCACCTTCGCGATCTTCTTCCTGGTGCCGAGGCTGGCCGGAGCGAGCGCCGACGACCTGGCGGCTCGCTACGTGGGCAAGACGGCAGACGCGCAACAGGTGCACGAACGGGCGGTGCAGCTCGGCTTCACCGACCCCGTCCACCAGCAGTACGGCGACTTCGTGAAGGGCATCTTCGCGGGCCGCGACTACGACCTGGGCGGGCCCACGCCGGAACACTGCGCGGCGCCCTGTCTGGGGTACTCGTTCATCGACCAGAACGCGGTGCTGCCCGACCTGCTCGACCGGCTGCCGGTGACCCTGTCACTGGCGGCCGGCGCGGCCGTGGTCTGGCTGTTCGTCGGCGTCGGCACCGGCGTGCTGTCGGCGCTGCGCCGGGGCACGGTCTTCGACCGGTCGGCGATGGCGGTGGCGCTCGCGGGCGTCTCGCTGCCGATCTTCTTCACCGGTCTGCTGACGCTGTCCGTCTTCAGCTACACCCTGAAGATCTTCCCGCCCGGCGGTAGTTACACCCCGCTGCTGGAGAACCCGATCGAGTGGGCCTACGACCTGATCCTGCCCTGGGTCACGCTGGCCTTCCTCTACGCGGCGGGATACGCCCGGCTGACCCGTGCGGGCATGCTCGAGACGATGAACGAGGACTACATCCGCACCGCCCGGGCCAAGGGCCTCGCCGAGCGCACGGTGGTGATGAAACACGCGCTGCGCTCGACGCTCACCCCGATCCTGACCATCTTCGGCCTCGACCTGGGCCTGCTCGTCGGCGGCGCGATCCTCACCGAGTCCACGTTCTCGCTGCCCGGCCTGGGCGCCTACACGGTGCAGGCGATCTCGGGCAACGACCTGCCCAAGGTGCTCGGCGTGACCCTGCTGGCGGCGACCTTCGTGGTGATCGCCAACCTGGTCGTCGACATCCTCTATGCCGTGATCGACCCGAGGGTGAGGCTCTGA